The stretch of DNA CTATCAAAATCACTCAAATCCGCAATCGTATGGTTGTTAAAACGTGCAATCCTTGCCGATAATTCTTTCGCAAAACCCATAATTTTGCGCACCGTTTCATCCTCTAACAAATCCGCAGGGCGGATCAGGTTTACCGGCACCAAAGCCCCTTTCGCATCCTTCATATAACGCGTACCTTCAAGTTCAATTTGTGGATTCATCACCAACTTCCTCCTTATGTTTCTTGAAACCGGCGAAACGGCACAACTTCACCTCGATGAGGCACACATCCCGCTTTCAATTGCCAACGACACCGCAAAAGCTCATGACCTAAAATGTGGTTATAGCCCGCAAGGCGACGCAAATACTCAGTCAATTCTCGAACATCTTGTGCATGCAAAAAAATACCATTCATCTCATACTTCAAAAAGCCAGAGCGCAAAGCAATCAAGCAATCTCTTACCATATAAGGGTTACGTTCCATCATTTGCTTCCTCCAAAATCCATATAAATCACACGATTGCTCTTATCTTCATCTCGATCAGAGCTGTCACACTCAGCCAAAACTTCTGCAACTTGGCCTTCCAAAACCGCATCCGCTTCCCCCAAACGGTGAACACTCAACTCCAATTCAAGCAATAACGCCAAATCAACACACAATTTAAGCTTTTCTCCAATATCAAAACCGCATTGATAATCGTCATAAAGACCAACAAGCGTATCGGATAATTCTTTGTCGCATAAAGAGATCATGCCAATTCCTCCACATCGCGGTTTTTCCATGCCGCTTTGACATGTTTCAAAGTCACCTCACACCCATCTCCAAGCGCTGCCATGCGTGCTAACATCATCGTCTTATCAATCTGCCGTAAAGCCCCAGCTTTCAAACCAATCCCTGTCAAAAACTTTATTGCACCAGCATCTTCAATTCCCCAATCGTGAATGCGCGCCGCAATATCTTCGCTATAAGGCTTGCGACGCTTTAGATGCATTGCCAAGCGGCTTTTAATTTGTGCATAAGAAGGACCATTTTGACGATGAACAAGGCGCCCTGAAATCTCATCATTCCCCACCAAAGCGAGCCCTGTGCCATTGATATCAACAAAATGACGCAACTGATTAATCGCCTCATCTGTTAAATTTTGCGCTTCATCCACAATCAGCAGTGTCCCCCCACCAACACGCTCTAATCTCTTGCCAATCGCACGCGTTAAGCGGGTGGGGTTATATTCCACCACTTCCAATTCCGCTGCCATATCATTCAAAATACCATGAACACTGCGCGTATGCGGGCTTGCTGTCACAAGGTAAACATGCGGGCGGGTTGCGCGGTAATGCCGGCAGGTTTCTGTCTTACCATTGCCCGCATCAAGCGTAATCATCACCATATCACCCGTACTTTGCGCCAGTGTTAGCGTGTCAATGATTTCACAAGCTATACGGTTCTTTTGAAACGCAGGCTTTTCGGGGATCTTCTCCAAAAATCCCGCTGTTTCTTTTAAAGCCTCAACCCATTGGTGAACCTTCGCATTCTGTTTACCCAATTGCCCCGCATAACTGCCCGCATACCACTGCGAAAACGTCCCATCCGGCATGCCGATGCGCCGCGCCACTTCTGCTTTCGTCCAATCATTCATTTGTGCCAGAGCTCTTACCGAATCCACAAGCGTGTTCCATAAAGCAATATCATCACTATTGCGGTTTTGCGCTGCCCCATCGGGCTGCTTTTTTGGGCGCGCCCAAGGATTTTTTTCAACCGTTGCATTTATCGCGTACTTCATGTATATTCCCCTTTCGTATTGATTTAGATATCGAATGGGTAGGGCTCCAACCTACCCATTCATTTTGCTCCTCAAGCCGTACGCGATACAAAATCGGCTTCCTTGAAAATCCCCCTCTCCTTTTGGGAAAGTTGAATCACTCCATGTTCCTCACCTGGTCAGGCAAAGGCATCTGAAGATTTGCCTAAAAATTTGATCGTATTGATTGAAAGATTGAAAGGATTAAGACTCCTCCCCCCTTTCTTTAATAAACGCTTCAAGCCGTACGCCATACAAAATCGGCTTCCTTGTCCCCCCTTTCCTTCCTTCTCCCCTTTTCTTGTGAGAATTCTTGGCAAATCCCCCCCCTTTCCTTTCCTATCGTTTAGGAAACTTTATCACTTCACGCCCCTCATCAGAGGCGGAAAACCGTCTTAAAGCTTTGTGCAAATGTTGACTAAATTCTTGGGGTTCCAAAGCCTCATCATCCTGCACTTTCACGGCTAAATTCCCCGCATGGTTTGGCATCAAGCGGCTAACCTTTGGCTTAACAACAAGCTTGGATTTTGAACCATCATCCTTTTTCTCAAGGCGCCCATAAACATCAGCCAAGTGATCAGGTGCAAGCTTTGCTGCCAATTGTTTTTCTGCTTTAACAGCTCTCACATATTCTTTACGCAAACGCCCATTCAAACGCGCTGCCTGCTGGTCATAAAAGCCCACATCTGCAAGACATTCTGCCATGCAAAGCAACCGATTGTTCAAATCATAAACCCGCAAATCTTGGTGCAAATAATCCGGATCAAAGCGTACAATAACCTTCTTCCCCGCATACTCATTCAATGCCCGCGCCCAATAACGATTGCCATAAAAATGAATCTCCCCCGTCCCCTTTTGTGTACGCAATGCCTCTGAGGTCAAAAGCCATAAAGCACGCTGTGCTGCCGTTGCCTGCCGAATAATCGTCCCCTCTGCTGTCAAACTTTCTGCAAAAGTCTCATCAAAACTGCGCCCCGCACATGTCAGCGCCTTGCGCCCTGCTTGTGCATTATGCGCCACAATCTGCGCACCAACATGGGCTTTAAACGCTTCAAATTCTATCGCACGTTTGCCATAATCTTCAGGCTTGGCATCCGGCTTATTGCCCGTATAAGCCCCCGCACAAAAAGGATGCTTCGAAATCGCCTCTGCCAAATCACGCCATGCCCGCTCAATCGGTTTCGACTGCCCGCTATAAGGAGTCGTCCATTGCAATTGAATGCCCAAACTGGTCAAAAGACCCTGCGGTTCATCCGCCTTAATCTTAAAACGAAAGCGGTTTTGCACACCCCCAGAAATCCACTTGCTGGTAAAAGCACGCCCATTATCTAAGGTCATACGCTCCGGTATCCCATAAGCCTCCACCATATCACCAATCACCAAACGCACGATTTCCCAAGTCTCCGCATCCGATAGGCGCCATGATAAAATCTTGCCTGAATAAAGATCTTGTATCGCTATCAGATAAAGCCGCACTGGCTTTAAGCTCCACGGAACACGCACAAAAACATCCAACTTATGCCCGTCCATATTCACCGCTTGCAAAGCATGCAAACTCGAGCGATCACGCCGTTGTGCCGGATAAAGCTTCTTGGCCTTCTCCTCACCCTCACGCGCCAACACCACAACCGCTTTGGAAACTTGCGCTTTAAAACGCCGCCGTAACGCCCGCTCTGAAGGAATAGGCTCCCACCCTTTCTCACGCGCCACCAAAACCATACGTCGATAACATGCCGAAAAAGCAGGGCGGGACGAACGCAAATAATCCGAACACAAAACCTCCCATGCCTCCTCATGACACTCAGCCCATTGCGAAAAACGCTCCTCACCATAACAAGGCGCCAGCGCCGCTAACCAATCAGTGCGCTCATACCCTTCCACCATCTGCCGCCAATTAAAAAGCGACATCCGGCTCACCCCAAACTGAACCGCGCACAAACTTGCCGCATCATGCACCCCCATACCGGCTTGAAGTAAATCCTCCATAGAACAAAGCGCCTTCAAACGCTCTTCACAGCGCCTTTTATGCACCTTTGAAAGCCCTTCATAACGCGCCCAAACACTTGTCTTTTGATCGCTTTCTTTTACACACCCCCCACCAGAGCGCACTAACAATGCCGCCCGCGCCACTTCCGGTAATAAGGAAATGTGAACCTCTACAACAGGACGAGAAACCCCTTTAACTTTACGTGTCAATTCACTTTGATGTCGCCATGTGGTTGCTAAAATCTTACGCAATCCGCCCTTACTCTTTGGCAATCCTGGCAAAGCCGCCTTGGCTAATTCGGCAATACTAAACCATTCCTTCATGGCTGCCCCCTTTTAATGCGCACTGGTGTTGCACGCATGGCTTTCAAGCGCGCTGCAATCTCACGCTGTTCCTGCTGCAATCTTGCAATCTCTGCCAAACGCGCTTCATCCCCTTGCAACAACAGCAAACCATCTTCACTCACCACCTCATCCCAAAGCCAAAAGGCGCCCGTCGCCCGCACAAAAGCTTTAAAGCGCGGCAAGGAAATATCCACCTGCTTACTTTCCGCTACATAAGCATCCAAGCTTGCCTTACTCAAACACCCAATGCCTAAATAATGCGCCATACGCTCTGCAACCTCACTGCGCTCATAGCGGCATTCTCTCAAAGCCCGCGCCATCGCCCGCTTAATGCGCGAGCGAAACCGCTCTAAATCAATTTGCGCCACCGGTTCACGACAAGGGAAAACCGGACGTTGAAAAAAATCAAGTTGATGAGAACCACGCGTCTTCATGCCTGCTCCTCCCCCGATTGCTTGTTCAAATAATCATAAAACCGCGCCCGTGTCTGCGCATCTGCTCTCTGCCACACCCCCAACAATTGAGCAAAAATCCGTTCTTGTTCATTGATTTGCGGCGGCGTATTAACCCCATTGACCAAATCAACAGCCCGCCGCAAATCCCCCTCAACCTGTTGCAAAGCAATCGCCACCCGCCGTTGCGAAACCGGCTCCATCTTGGCAAGCTTTAACAATTGCGCTTGATTATCTGCCAATGCAGTCCCACGCAAAACCGCCCGCAACTCCGGCTGTAGATGCTGAGCAATGCTGTTAAGACGTCTTACTGATTTTGAAGACAAACCAATACGGTCCGCCACATGTTCGGCAAAAGATAAAACTGTCCCTTTGCCATTTAAATCACCTTCATTTGGCAAAGGGTAAACTTTACCCTTTGCCACTTTGTCTCCTTCACATCCAGTTTCATGATGCTCTGAAAAGCCTTCTTTTGGCAAAGGGACAACTTGTCCCTTTGCCACTTTGTCTCCTTCACACCCAGTTTCATGATGCTCTGAAGAACCATCTTTTGGCAAAGGGTCAACTTGACCCTTTGCCACTTTGTCCTTTGTATATTGATTACCGTGGTCACCACCACGTTGAATCCCCCCGTACTTCTTTTCCCACAATTCGCGGTACGTCTGCACAAACAAAGCGCGGTCAATCACTGACAATTCATTGCGAAACAAGTTTTCTGCCACTTCTAAAAGCGCAGCATTGTTCTTATCCGCCTGCACCACAACCGCATCAATTTCGCTATAGCCTAAAAGCTCCGCAGCCCGTAACCGGTGCGCGCCAGCAATCAGCGTGTAATTGCCTTCCTTAGCATTGGGGGTATGGCGCACAGTAATCGGATTCATCAATCCCTCCCGCGCCATGGATTGTGCAAGCGCCTTGGCATGCTCATCATCCACAGGGCGTATACGTTCGGGAACAACAATCAAATCTAAAGCAATCTCTTGAAACTGTGCCATCACGCCGCCGCCTTTTCCATTTCTCGTAAGAACAAATCCATCGCACGCCCAGCCCATCTTCGATAGGCTTTCGCAAAAACTGGTTCTTCCAAACGCCGATTAATCACTTGAAGTGACAGAGAAATAGAAGTCCGTTGCCGTTCTTGTATAGCGACAATACGCCGCCGCGGTACCTCAAACTGATAATGCAAAATATGAATAGCAATCTGTCGTGCTAATGCCGCATCAAATAAGCCATGCGGGGGGGCAATAATATATCGGATTGGCAAATGCCGAAATCCACCACTTACTGCCTTAAAAGAACAGGAAAGCATAATTTGTAATCGTTCAACTTCCGAATAAGGATTAACGATATCGCGTCTGACATCTGGGGTCCATAAATTATAAGCAGCAACCATAACCACCCCCGATAAAGAAAACTTGACCAGCTAATCCTAAAAAACAACCCATCCAATCGGCTGCTCCATGATGCAACGCTATGCAATTTATCTTGCCTATTTCGTATTGATCTTTAGACATTGATAAACCTTTTCATCTTATGGTAATTAAATTCATGGCAAATGCGTATGACACACGCAAAGCCGTGTAACGAAGTTCAAGCAGCATTACCGCGCAATGCGGACTGTGTACGCGAATCCGTATTAGCGTGTTTTGCTGCTTTAAAAATACGACGGCGGCTTTTAGGGTAGCGGTCGCTAAAAACCTGCTCGACGGGCAAGCCAATAAAATCGGCAATAGCACGTTCTGCTTTCTCATTGGGCCGTGTCCAGATGTGTTGAACACTGGATGAGGAGAGTTGATACGCTTTCGCGAGCTCCGCCAAGGTCATATTCCGGCGGCGTAGCTCGGCTAAAATACTATGGCGATCCCATTTTTGTGTGGTTGTCATAACTTTCGCTCCTGCTTCAAACGGATGCTCAAACCATCCGTTTTTTGTGGGGTTAAATGTACAATAAACGCCCTCAGTATCGGGCTGTAATATGAGATATAAGCCAAATATTTGTCTTTGTAAACAGTTTTTTGGCATTTGGAGTAATTTTTTTGGCACGCCCTGAAAAAGAACCAAAAACAGAACTGGCACAACGCCTACGTGAAATAAGACGAGTCCTCGGAAACGAAGAACGTGGAGTTTTTGCGCAACGCCTTAATTTACAACGCACTACTCTGGCCAATTATGAAACCGGAGCACACGAGCCAACATCCTCAGCAATTAACGCCTATCATAGAGTCTATAACATTAATCCTCATTGGCTTGTTACGGGCGAAGGCGAAATGTTTAGCGATATGGAAAAAGCGAAAGCAGCAGGTTTTAAACCACAAACGATCCCTGCTGGATTGATGAAAAAGCTCGGTCGCATAGCTTATACAACCTATCGCGATGAAAAAATAAAACTCCCCCCTGAAAATATAGCGGAATTAGCGGCAGAGCTTTGTATAAAGTTGCAAGAGCTTGTCCAAAACAT from Bartonella tribocorum CIP 105476 encodes:
- a CDS encoding helix-turn-helix domain-containing protein, which codes for MTTTQKWDRHSILAELRRRNMTLAELAKAYQLSSSSVQHIWTRPNEKAERAIADFIGLPVEQVFSDRYPKSRRRIFKAAKHANTDSRTQSALRGNAA
- a CDS encoding transposase domain-containing protein, which codes for MKEWFSIAELAKAALPGLPKSKGGLRKILATTWRHQSELTRKVKGVSRPVVEVHISLLPEVARAALLVRSGGGCVKESDQKTSVWARYEGLSKVHKRRCEERLKALCSMEDLLQAGMGVHDAASLCAVQFGVSRMSLFNWRQMVEGYERTDWLAALAPCYGEERFSQWAECHEEAWEVLCSDYLRSSRPAFSACYRRMVLVAREKGWEPIPSERALRRRFKAQVSKAVVVLAREGEEKAKKLYPAQRRDRSSLHALQAVNMDGHKLDVFVRVPWSLKPVRLYLIAIQDLYSGKILSWRLSDAETWEIVRLVIGDMVEAYGIPERMTLDNGRAFTSKWISGGVQNRFRFKIKADEPQGLLTSLGIQLQWTTPYSGQSKPIERAWRDLAEAISKHPFCAGAYTGNKPDAKPEDYGKRAIEFEAFKAHVGAQIVAHNAQAGRKALTCAGRSFDETFAESLTAEGTIIRQATAAQRALWLLTSEALRTQKGTGEIHFYGNRYWARALNEYAGKKVIVRFDPDYLHQDLRVYDLNNRLLCMAECLADVGFYDQQAARLNGRLRKEYVRAVKAEKQLAAKLAPDHLADVYGRLEKKDDGSKSKLVVKPKVSRLMPNHAGNLAVKVQDDEALEPQEFSQHLHKALRRFSASDEGREVIKFPKR
- a CDS encoding ParB/RepB/Spo0J family partition protein, which produces MAQFQEIALDLIVVPERIRPVDDEHAKALAQSMAREGLMNPITVRHTPNAKEGNYTLIAGAHRLRAAELLGYSEIDAVVVQADKNNAALLEVAENLFRNELSVIDRALFVQTYRELWEKKYGGIQRGGDHGNQYTKDKVAKGQVDPLPKDGSSEHHETGCEGDKVAKGQVVPLPKEGFSEHHETGCEGDKVAKGKVYPLPNEGDLNGKGTVLSFAEHVADRIGLSSKSVRRLNSIAQHLQPELRAVLRGTALADNQAQLLKLAKMEPVSQRRVAIALQQVEGDLRRAVDLVNGVNTPPQINEQERIFAQLLGVWQRADAQTRARFYDYLNKQSGEEQA
- a CDS encoding AAA family ATPase, with amino-acid sequence MKYAINATVEKNPWARPKKQPDGAAQNRNSDDIALWNTLVDSVRALAQMNDWTKAEVARRIGMPDGTFSQWYAGSYAGQLGKQNAKVHQWVEALKETAGFLEKIPEKPAFQKNRIACEIIDTLTLAQSTGDMVMITLDAGNGKTETCRHYRATRPHVYLVTASPHTRSVHGILNDMAAELEVVEYNPTRLTRAIGKRLERVGGGTLLIVDEAQNLTDEAINQLRHFVDINGTGLALVGNDEISGRLVHRQNGPSYAQIKSRLAMHLKRRKPYSEDIAARIHDWGIEDAGAIKFLTGIGLKAGALRQIDKTMMLARMAALGDGCEVTLKHVKAAWKNRDVEELA
- a CDS encoding helix-turn-helix domain-containing protein is translated as MARPEKEPKTELAQRLREIRRVLGNEERGVFAQRLNLQRTTLANYETGAHEPTSSAINAYHRVYNINPHWLVTGEGEMFSDMEKAKAAGFKPQTIPAGLMKKLGRIAYTTYRDEKIKLPPENIAELAAELCIKLQELVQNINDMEEVEATFPLLKIHLKRQIEAEKEHSKATQNSA